The Elusimicrobiota bacterium sequence GCGATTAAGTTCATGAGTTCTGCTTCTCAAAAGCCGATGGGCTTTTGTAGCCCACTCCAGAATGCCGCCTTTCGGCATTGTAAAACAACTCGATGTAATCGAACAGACTGTGTTC is a genomic window containing:
- a CDS encoding IS3 family transposase, which gives rise to MGDKGTCYDNAMMESFFHTLKTEHTYWQSYGSREEAEHSLFDYIELFYNAERRHSGVGYKSPSAFEKQNS